In one window of Anser cygnoides isolate HZ-2024a breed goose chromosome 3, Taihu_goose_T2T_genome, whole genome shotgun sequence DNA:
- the ARHGEF33 gene encoding rho guanine nucleotide exchange factor 33: protein MDSNKQEGETESVPVSTPATQISQLQALASELKAGFTEAMQELSRIQHGEYALEEKVKSCRCAMEEKVAEMKNSLNTFKEELSDAKSMIEEISAKQEEMQQKIEQLQQEKRRESRKVKAKRAQKDDHSSQTVPTPLQGSPFRSINLPEPVMINEDFTSLLHNVTYEKVSDTRIMPIGDGSVKVVAGPGPTLETDDSLKPSLTTDGQSKVHLPSTVWKQPKDTKDWGDEYISKEQPERGKDMGQSRYSSADNIICEPSLAAKRQNIALELLESERKYVINLSLILKIKATLQGPDVKRSTKERSFFPNSLRYLVQQHVDLLHALQERVLSWPRQGILGDIFLKLTNDENNFLDYYVAYLRDLPECISLIHVVILKEVEEEIKSDLYILFFHIVQRIPEYLIHLQNVLKFTEQEHPDYYLLLVCVQRLRVFISHYSLLFQCNEDLLIQKRKKLKKSSLVKLYKGLTSQCTSQEVSPTPSATSIRDSGIHSEEAIQSFPPAPSSGTPTPHLMPQMKKPQPTVMENIQAVKPPDWEMESRKHERPENILASSQLTEQELKALTAPLQSIPEMEYEAPPADAVGNTERAIRTSVELLQDARNFAPSYEEFDYPGEVFTLPGPYEDDAFQNLALFENCSPASSESSLDICFLRPVNFTSEPERTDHALQPLPKSCTPVSSSTYKREMFHSKGKQLSRSLKELPRSAEGVSSRLYSTRSSSGSRLQQKQERNVQPHMISASSRSSQRSYFPPQRGAGEKQSFLEVRRELHAEDNTRFCQKDDNEQTSFSDHNPRHEPKGGFRSSFRKLFKKK from the exons TTGCAGGCATTAGCCTCTGAGTTGAAGGCGGGTTTCACAGAAGCAATGCAGGAGCTGTCGCGAATCCAGCATGGCGAGTACGCCCTGGAGGAGAAGGTCAAGAGCTGCCGCTGTGCCATGGAAGAGAAAGTGGCTGAGATGAAGAACTCCCTCAACACCTTCAAG GAGGAGCTCAGCGATGCAAAGTCAATGATTGAAGAAATCAGTGCCAAGCAGGAGGAAATGCAACAGAAAATTGAGCAGCTTCAGCAGGAGAAGAGGCGGGAATCACGGAAAGTGAAAGCTAA AAGAGCACAGAAGGATGATCACAGCTCACAGACAGTGCCTACACCTCTCCAGGGCAGCCCGTTTCGATCCATTAACCTCCCAGAACCTGTGATGATCAATGAAGATTTTACAAGCCTTTTGCACAATGTGACTTATGAAAAAG TGTCTGACACCAGGATCATGCCAATAGGAGACGGAAGCGTTAAGGTCGTAGCAGGTCCAG GACCAACCCTGGAGACAGACGACAGCCTCAAGCCTTCCTTGACAACAGATGGCCAGTCAAAGGTGCATCTGCCATCAACAGTATGGAAGCAGCCCAAGGACACCAAGGACTGGGGAGACGAATACATCTCCAAAGAGCAAccagaaagagggaaagacaTGGGCCAAAGCAGATACAGCTCAGCTGACAACATTATATGTGAACCCTCTTTGGCTG CCAAAAGGCAGAACATCGCTTTGGAGCTGCTGGAGTCAGAAAGGAAATACGTCATCAACCTTTCCCTGATCCTGAAGATCAAGGCCACATTGCAAGGGCCAGATGTGAAAAGGAGCACCAAAGAGAGAAG TTTCTTCCCCAACTCCCTGCGGTACCTGGTCCAGCAGCACGTCGATTTACTTCACGCTCTCCAGGAGCGAGTCCTGAGCTGGCCACGCCAAGGGATCCTAGGAGACATCTTCCTGAAGTTAACGAACGATGAG AACAATTTTCTGGACTACTATGTTGCTTACCTGAGGGACCTGCCAGAATGCATCTCTCTGATCCACGTGGTCATCCTGAAGGAG GtagaagaagaaatcaaatcTGATCTCTACATTCTGTTCTTCCATATAGTCCAGCGAATCCCTGAATACCTCATTCACCTACAG AACGTCCTGAAGTTCACGGAGCAAGAGCATCCTGACTATTACCTGCTGCTGGTGTGTGTGCAGCGCCTCCGGGTTTTCATCTCACACTACAGCCTCCTCTTCCAATGCAACGAAGATCTGCTTatacagaagaggaaaaagctgaagaa GTCGTCCCTGGTGAAGCTGTACAAAGGACTCACCTCCCAGTGTACAAGCCAAGAGGTTTCTCCAACACCCAGCGCGACTTCTATCCGGGACAGCGGGATCCACTCTGAAGAGGCAATACAGTCATTCCCACCAGCACCTTCCTCTGGCACGCCAACCCC gcatttgATGCCCCAGATGAAGAAACCCCAGCCAACTGTCATGGAGAACATCCAGGCTGTAAAGCCCCCTGACTGGGAAATGGAGAGTAGAAAACATGAGAGGCCAGAGAATATCCTTGCATCCTCTCAGCTCACGGAGCAAGAACTCAAGGCTCTGACAGCTCCCTTACAATCCATCCCTGAAATGGAGTATGAAGCACCACCTGCCGACGCTGTGGGAAACACGGAGAGAGCCATCAGGACCTctgtggagctgctgcaggatgcAAGGAACTTTGCACCAAGCTACGAAGAGTTTGACTACCCTGGAGAGGTGTTCACCCTCCCAGGCCCCTATGAAGATGATGCCTTCCAAAACCTCGCTCTCTTTGAGAAttgctccccagcctcctccgaGTCCAGCTTAGACATTTGTTTCCTTAGGCCTGTTAACTTCACGTCAGAACCAGAGAGGACAGATCATGCCTTACAGCCGTTGCCTAAGAGCTGTACCCCCGTCAGCAGCAGTACTTACAAGCGCGAGATGTTCCACAGCAAAGGCAAGCAGCTGAGCAGGTCTCTGAAGGAGCTGCCGAGGAGCGCCGAGGGTGTGAGCTCCAGACTCTACAGCACACGGAGCAGCAGTGGGAGCcggctgcagcagaagcaggagaGGAATGTCCAGCCTCACATGATCTCAGCCTCATCCCGAAGCTCCCAAAGGAGCTACTTCCCCCCACAGAGAGGAGCGGGTGAAAAACAGAGCTTTTTGGAAGTAAGGAG GGAGCTCCATGCAGAAGACAACACCAGGTTCTGCCAGAAGGATGACAATGAGCAAACATCCTTCAGCGACCACAACCCGCGGCACGAGCCCAAGGGGGGTTTCCGGAGCTCCTTCCGCAAgctcttcaaaaagaaataa